A single Cupriavidus sp. D39 DNA region contains:
- the pxpB gene encoding 5-oxoprolinase subunit PxpB has protein sequence MTRCSVHRLAEQALLCSVPPPASLDVQRRIWAMAQRAAEWRGVVDAVPGMNNLTVVFDREADPEALERNLKLAWASGEARAATGKLVEIPVRYGGEHGPDLAEVAAHTGLTAQEVVRRHSAGEYVVYFLGFQPGFAYMGGLDPALATPRRREPRLSVPAGSVGIGGEQTGIYPAAAPGGWQLIGHTASQLFLADRDPPSLFAPGDTVRFVVEALLP, from the coding sequence ATGACCCGATGTTCCGTTCACCGCCTCGCCGAGCAAGCACTGCTGTGCAGCGTGCCACCGCCGGCCTCGCTAGATGTACAGCGACGTATCTGGGCCATGGCTCAGCGTGCGGCAGAGTGGCGCGGCGTGGTCGATGCGGTGCCGGGCATGAACAATCTCACCGTGGTGTTCGACCGCGAAGCCGATCCCGAAGCGCTGGAACGCAACCTGAAGCTCGCCTGGGCTTCAGGCGAAGCGCGTGCCGCCACCGGCAAGCTGGTCGAGATCCCGGTGCGCTACGGCGGCGAGCATGGCCCCGACCTGGCCGAAGTCGCGGCGCATACCGGCCTCACAGCGCAGGAAGTGGTACGTCGCCACAGCGCAGGCGAGTACGTCGTCTACTTCCTCGGCTTCCAGCCCGGCTTTGCCTATATGGGCGGCCTGGACCCGGCGCTGGCCACGCCGCGCCGGCGCGAGCCCCGGCTGTCCGTGCCCGCCGGCTCGGTCGGCATCGGCGGCGAGCAGACCGGCATCTACCCGGCTGCCGCACCCGGCGGCTGGCAATTGATCGGGCACACCGCCAGCCAACTCTTCCTGGCAGATCGAGATCCGCCCT